A single genomic interval of Rosistilla ulvae harbors:
- a CDS encoding GntR family transcriptional regulator: MSNVLDGMKGLAWSSEATSQPKYEQLRNYVVSQIESGGIKAGAALPSENKLAEALHVARSTIRQAFAVLEQDGLIYRVHGKGTFVHDEARQRSRKGQDLLALIVPETDSAFYPSLQRSFERAAAKLYNQVIVCNTNSDIDKQASAILQLIDLRVAGVAIVPTPSPITPAFHIRQLQQHGIPVVCCSRPVAGAHTPLLAIPFEEVGRRAGEAIRQAGHRSVAYFCLGRSIASAAYEKGFRESIGPKASISVVVANCGSTDYDALQEESGEELEELFRRDDPPTAIFCSFDSLAEWVYLQLLKLGLRVPQDVSVVGFGGTVRGGGFASQLASVTIDEVGLGTQAIELLTKMRHGELAIDANESRNLTLSFWEGSSLGPCSSK, from the coding sequence ATGTCGAATGTTTTGGATGGGATGAAAGGGCTGGCTTGGTCCAGCGAGGCAACGTCGCAACCTAAATACGAGCAACTGCGAAACTACGTGGTCTCGCAAATTGAATCTGGCGGTATCAAAGCCGGTGCCGCTTTGCCTTCGGAGAACAAGCTCGCCGAGGCGTTGCACGTGGCTCGCAGCACGATTCGCCAAGCCTTCGCCGTGCTGGAGCAGGATGGCCTGATCTATCGGGTTCACGGCAAGGGGACTTTCGTTCATGACGAAGCCCGGCAGCGCTCCCGCAAAGGGCAAGATCTGTTGGCCCTGATTGTTCCCGAGACGGACTCGGCCTTTTATCCTTCGTTGCAACGCAGCTTTGAGAGAGCGGCAGCGAAGTTGTACAACCAGGTGATTGTTTGCAACACAAACAGCGATATCGACAAACAGGCCAGTGCGATCTTGCAGTTAATTGATCTGCGGGTTGCCGGGGTCGCTATTGTTCCGACTCCTTCACCAATCACACCCGCATTTCATATCCGACAGTTGCAGCAGCACGGGATTCCTGTGGTGTGCTGCTCGCGCCCCGTCGCTGGGGCGCATACTCCACTGCTGGCGATTCCGTTCGAAGAGGTTGGGCGACGAGCGGGTGAGGCAATACGGCAAGCGGGGCATCGCAGTGTCGCTTACTTTTGTCTTGGGCGCAGCATCGCTTCGGCGGCCTATGAAAAGGGGTTTCGGGAATCCATAGGGCCCAAAGCCAGTATTTCCGTGGTCGTAGCAAACTGTGGGTCAACAGACTACGACGCGTTGCAAGAGGAAAGTGGCGAGGAGCTTGAGGAGCTATTTCGTCGAGACGATCCACCCACGGCGATCTTCTGCAGTTTTGACTCACTAGCCGAATGGGTGTACCTGCAATTGTTGAAGCTTGGCCTGCGGGTGCCCCAAGATGTGTCGGTCGTTGGGTTTGGTGGAACTGTTCGAGGTGGCGGATTCGCGAGTCAACTCGCTTCGGTGACGATCGATGAAGTTGGTCTGGGCACGCAGGCAATCGAATTGCTCACCAAGATGCGACATGGCGAACTCGCGATCGATGCGAACGAATCGCGAAATCTGACGCTGTCGTTCTGGGAAGGCAGTTCCTTGGGCCCGTGTTCGTCAAAGTGA
- a CDS encoding DUF1559 domain-containing protein, protein MKRQAFTLVELLVVIAIIGILVGLLLPAVQAAREAARRMQCSNNLKQIGLALHNYHDTHLKFPFGRIGATTVEQQCALTMLLPYVEQGSLYDQFDFSLPLMGKSGSTITPNVNTDLITTRLEAFLCPSNPQDEGRYVTSQLPGRDHAWGTHYSPVAHSGKDGTSGRSTSLGVVDSNRDGMFYFNSKTKFRDVTDGTSNTLAFSESVGDAPGSNDLYAWAMFSGGMGVKGGVNVNFTDLDSFYVANDNFTGPSSYHPGGCQVLLADGSVRFLTENIPLSILQDLATRGGGEVPRPY, encoded by the coding sequence ATGAAACGCCAAGCTTTTACGCTCGTTGAACTGTTAGTAGTGATTGCCATCATCGGAATTCTTGTCGGACTGCTGCTGCCCGCGGTGCAGGCCGCCCGCGAAGCGGCTAGAAGAATGCAGTGCAGCAACAACCTGAAACAGATCGGCCTTGCCCTGCACAACTACCACGACACGCATCTCAAGTTTCCGTTTGGTCGTATCGGGGCGACAACGGTGGAACAGCAGTGCGCCTTGACGATGCTGCTGCCCTATGTGGAGCAAGGGTCACTTTATGACCAATTCGACTTTAGCCTTCCTTTGATGGGAAAGTCGGGGTCAACGATTACTCCTAACGTCAACACAGATCTCATCACGACGCGGCTGGAGGCATTTTTGTGTCCAAGCAATCCTCAAGATGAAGGCCGATACGTTACATCGCAATTGCCAGGAAGGGATCATGCGTGGGGGACTCACTATTCTCCAGTTGCCCATAGCGGCAAAGATGGGACGTCGGGACGATCGACTTCGCTTGGCGTTGTCGATTCCAATCGAGACGGAATGTTCTATTTCAATTCCAAAACGAAGTTCCGAGACGTCACCGACGGAACGAGCAACACGCTGGCATTCAGCGAATCCGTTGGCGACGCGCCGGGATCGAATGACCTGTATGCCTGGGCCATGTTCTCGGGCGGTATGGGGGTCAAAGGTGGAGTTAACGTCAACTTCACCGATTTGGACAGCTTCTATGTGGCGAACGATAACTTCACGGGCCCCTCTAGCTACCATCCCGGCGGCTGCCAGGTTCTCCTTGCCGATGGATCCGTTCGCTTTCTAACGGAAAACATCCCACTCTCCATCCTTCAAGACCTGGCCACTCGCGGCGGAGGCGAAGTCCCAAGACCCTACTAA